The Chitinispirillales bacterium ANBcel5 genome contains a region encoding:
- a CDS encoding sigma 54-interacting transcriptional regulator gives MKLIHKNNGEEYALSERIITIGFSEKCHIKLKGKRKGEFAAHLLHSRGSYVLQKLGANINVKVNGLAVNNGKNLSHGDQISVGAEDFVFYGHTGSERVSVEKEDSGESVTQPVLQLIRSIVLLLRDKDDGLFNNLVESVSTIMQCDASRLVIEGQDGETRTTIARYPHTSKLDRFSNRAINWAKESGETVLASDNDWEVSEESVSSLERNCVGSVMCAPLSSNEKLLGFLYLDRLSNSEPFSQKDKEFCDALIPLFSEILSNYEEKQRQRETIARLQDKTLTEGETIIHESECMADMLKLCRKIARTNSPALIGGETGTGKELIAKYLHQNSTRSHNVFKAINCGAIPENLMESELFGHEKGAFTGATNRREGLFEAASGGTVFLDEIGELPLSLQVKLLRVLQESEVTRVGGSETIKVDVRVVAASNRNLANEVENGNFRQDLFFRLNVLTIELPPLRQRGTDVTLLADYFIKKYSQQFGFKLKTLSLAARNALITYEWPGNIRELENVIQKAVLLSDNKRIEVENLSFNGSMTPVLGNKAVSVEKTGTLREARNEAEKEAIFNALTKSKGNVSLAGKILQIDRKWLMKKMGEFKIDANDFRN, from the coding sequence ATGAAGTTAATACATAAAAACAACGGAGAAGAATATGCGCTTTCTGAAAGAATTATTACTATAGGGTTTTCTGAAAAGTGCCATATCAAACTGAAGGGAAAGAGAAAGGGTGAGTTTGCCGCTCATCTGCTCCATTCCAGGGGATCTTATGTGCTTCAAAAACTGGGAGCAAACATCAACGTAAAAGTAAATGGGTTAGCGGTAAACAATGGTAAAAATCTTTCTCATGGTGATCAAATAAGTGTTGGTGCCGAAGATTTTGTTTTTTACGGGCATACGGGATCAGAACGTGTTTCTGTAGAAAAAGAAGACAGTGGTGAATCCGTTACTCAGCCGGTACTTCAGTTGATTCGTAGTATTGTGCTTTTATTGCGTGACAAGGATGATGGATTGTTTAACAACCTTGTTGAAAGCGTATCCACCATTATGCAATGTGACGCGTCACGTCTGGTTATAGAAGGGCAGGATGGAGAAACAAGAACTACCATTGCTCGTTATCCCCATACTTCGAAACTGGATAGATTTTCCAACAGAGCTATAAACTGGGCAAAAGAGAGCGGAGAAACAGTTTTAGCCAGTGATAATGACTGGGAAGTCAGTGAAGAATCGGTGTCATCACTTGAGAGAAACTGTGTAGGATCGGTTATGTGTGCTCCGCTTTCCAGCAATGAAAAATTACTTGGATTTCTGTACCTCGATCGTCTTAGTAATAGTGAACCTTTTAGTCAGAAGGACAAAGAATTTTGTGATGCTTTGATACCGCTGTTTTCTGAAATACTGTCAAATTACGAAGAAAAACAGCGTCAGAGAGAGACTATTGCAAGATTGCAGGATAAAACTCTTACTGAAGGTGAAACTATAATTCACGAAAGTGAATGCATGGCCGATATGCTTAAACTGTGCCGTAAAATTGCCCGAACAAACAGCCCTGCTTTGATTGGAGGAGAAACTGGTACTGGTAAAGAACTAATAGCAAAATATTTGCACCAAAATTCCACTCGTTCACACAATGTTTTCAAGGCAATAAACTGCGGCGCGATTCCCGAAAACCTTATGGAATCAGAGCTTTTTGGACATGAAAAGGGTGCTTTTACCGGTGCTACCAACAGAAGGGAAGGGTTGTTTGAAGCTGCTTCTGGGGGTACGGTGTTTTTGGATGAAATCGGGGAACTACCTCTTTCTTTACAGGTAAAGCTGTTACGGGTACTACAGGAATCTGAGGTTACCAGAGTTGGAGGCTCCGAAACTATAAAAGTCGATGTTCGCGTTGTTGCTGCTTCCAACAGAAATCTCGCCAACGAGGTCGAAAATGGTAACTTTAGACAAGATCTATTCTTTCGGTTAAATGTACTGACTATCGAATTACCACCTTTACGGCAGAGGGGTACCGATGTTACCTTGCTTGCGGATTACTTCATTAAAAAGTACTCTCAGCAGTTTGGGTTTAAACTTAAAACCCTTTCACTTGCCGCGCGAAACGCGCTTATTACCTATGAATGGCCGGGTAATATTCGGGAACTTGAAAACGTTATTCAGAAAGCCGTGCTTTTGAGTGATAACAAAAGAATAGAAGTTGAGAATCTCTCCTTTAATGGCTCTATGACACCTGTTTTAGGTAACAAAGCTGTTTCTGTTGAAAAGACCGGGACTTTAAGAGAAGCGCGTAATGAAGCCGAAAAAGAGGCTATTTTTAATGCATTAACAAAAAGCAAAGGTAACGTGTCTTTGGCAGGGAAAATTCTTCAGATCGATCGAAAATGGTTGATGAAGAAAATGGGTGAGTTTAAAATTGATGCCAATGATTTCAGAAATTAA
- a CDS encoding SGNH/GDSL hydrolase family protein, translated as MKSMFFLLIAVTIATAQNLVSPSDPAIRYWGRFEQSEPDVLRFDWPGFKINTLFEGTSCAIRVRGDGELYNVFINDSLKVVRFEPVDSVYLLAQNLSDTVHSIRITNRFESRRGAARFYGFILDDGKQLHAPKGEYKYRIEYLGGSNLLGFGNESTKTQCENHRDLSNSYLSFGPVSARLLGAEYHLVALSGKGVVRNWAEKYITSKYPFGHYYNRTLRNNRELEWDFSSWIPHVVVISLGTNDFSTQPHPPKSLYKSRYSALIDEIRSNYPDVGIVCMTSSREPLEEYVSELVEELREAGDERIAFYSFGSISWEQAGCDWHPNIEAHREIAQELARVIKPLLPKQ; from the coding sequence ATGAAGAGTATGTTCTTTTTACTTATCGCTGTTACTATTGCAACTGCTCAGAACCTGGTAAGTCCCTCAGATCCCGCTATACGGTATTGGGGAAGGTTTGAACAAAGTGAGCCTGATGTACTACGGTTTGACTGGCCGGGATTTAAAATAAACACGCTTTTTGAGGGCACGTCATGCGCAATCAGGGTTAGAGGTGATGGAGAACTGTATAACGTCTTCATAAATGACAGCCTAAAGGTTGTCCGATTTGAGCCTGTGGATTCTGTTTACCTTTTGGCTCAAAACCTTAGCGATACAGTTCATTCTATTCGAATAACCAACCGCTTTGAGAGTCGTAGAGGGGCTGCACGGTTCTATGGATTTATCCTGGATGATGGTAAACAGTTGCATGCTCCTAAAGGAGAGTACAAGTATAGAATAGAGTATCTGGGTGGCTCAAATCTGCTTGGATTTGGTAATGAATCGACAAAAACACAGTGCGAAAACCATAGAGATCTGTCAAATTCCTACCTTTCTTTTGGTCCGGTATCTGCCAGGCTTTTAGGGGCAGAGTATCATCTCGTTGCGCTATCAGGAAAAGGGGTTGTGCGCAATTGGGCAGAAAAATATATCACTTCAAAGTATCCTTTCGGGCACTACTATAACAGAACCCTAAGGAATAACAGAGAACTGGAGTGGGACTTTAGCAGTTGGATCCCTCATGTAGTAGTAATAAGTCTTGGGACAAATGATTTCTCTACCCAACCTCACCCACCCAAAAGTTTGTATAAATCCCGCTATAGTGCATTGATTGATGAGATAAGGTCCAATTATCCTGATGTTGGAATTGTCTGTATGACTTCCTCAAGAGAACCATTGGAAGAATATGTTTCTGAACTGGTGGAAGAGTTACGAGAAGCCGGTGATGAACGGATCGCATTTTACTCATTTGGTTCCATTTCCTGGGAACAGGCTGGTTGTGACTGGCATCCCAATATTGAAGCGCACAGGGAAATAGCACAGGAGCTTGCCCGGGTAATTAAACCTTTGCTGCCAAAACAATAG